In a single window of the Pelagibacterium sp. 26DY04 genome:
- the def gene encoding peptide deformylase — MAVREILILPDPLLRKVAEPVEAFDDELKKTVKDMFETMYDAPGIGLAGPQIGYMKRVVVIDLADEENPDSGKIAMVNPEIVGLSEETAVSEEGCLSIPELYYEVERPAEVTVKYWTPEGEEVTRHATGRLAVCMQHEIDHLDGVLYIDYLSRLKRDRVNKKFQKRARLAS, encoded by the coding sequence ATGGCCGTACGCGAAATCCTCATCCTGCCCGATCCTCTGCTGCGCAAGGTGGCCGAGCCCGTGGAGGCGTTCGACGACGAACTCAAAAAGACCGTCAAGGACATGTTCGAGACCATGTACGATGCCCCCGGCATCGGACTGGCCGGTCCGCAGATCGGCTATATGAAGCGCGTCGTGGTCATCGATCTGGCCGACGAGGAAAACCCCGATTCCGGCAAGATCGCCATGGTCAACCCCGAGATCGTCGGATTGAGCGAAGAGACGGCGGTGTCCGAAGAGGGCTGCCTTTCGATCCCCGAACTCTATTACGAGGTCGAGCGGCCCGCCGAAGTGACCGTCAAGTACTGGACACCCGAGGGCGAGGAAGTCACCCGCCACGCCACCGGCCGGCTTGCGGTCTGCATGCAGCACGAGATCGACCACCTCGATGGCGTGCTCTATATCGATTATCTCTCGCGCCTGAAGCGCGACCGCGTGAACAAGAAATTCCAGAAGCGGGCGCGGCTCGCCAGCTAG
- a CDS encoding MHYT domain-containing protein: MTGLTMREILTTFFFQHDLRLVALAALICSLSAFSGVAMLAHARRSSGAMRAVWLCVAAISVGFGIWATHFVAMLAFEMGFPVSYDIGATAASLLIAIGVCGAGLGMAGLGRRLSDLWLGGAIVGLGISSMHYTGMAALQVGGQIAWNSGLVAVSVIAGMVLGAAAFAVGAARRNWRARLAGTGLLTLAICSMHFTAMGAAGFENCYPVALAGQASPGVLSLAVSIVSILILLAALGGMYLDLRDRKRAELEESRMKGLADAAVEGLVVCDGRTVVAVNSSLQRLLGKEADALVGRPISDLLAPEGCEALFEQANQLAETELVCNGGETIPVEVVLREVDFGGRPHHAIAVRDLRARKQAESHIRFLGPSRRHDRVG, encoded by the coding sequence ATGACGGGGCTCACCATGCGTGAGATATTGACGACGTTCTTCTTCCAGCACGATCTGCGGCTGGTGGCGCTTGCCGCATTGATCTGCTCGCTCTCCGCATTTTCCGGCGTCGCAATGCTTGCCCACGCCCGTCGCTCATCTGGCGCCATGCGGGCGGTCTGGCTGTGCGTAGCCGCCATTTCCGTCGGCTTCGGCATTTGGGCTACCCATTTCGTGGCCATGCTCGCCTTTGAGATGGGCTTCCCGGTGAGTTATGATATCGGCGCTACGGCCGCTTCGCTGCTGATTGCCATCGGCGTCTGCGGGGCAGGGCTGGGCATGGCCGGCTTGGGCCGGCGGCTTTCCGATCTCTGGCTCGGCGGCGCCATCGTCGGCCTGGGTATTTCCTCGATGCACTATACAGGCATGGCCGCCCTGCAGGTGGGCGGACAGATCGCCTGGAATTCCGGGCTGGTGGCGGTGTCTGTCATCGCCGGCATGGTGCTTGGCGCGGCTGCGTTTGCCGTCGGTGCCGCCCGTCGCAATTGGCGCGCCCGCCTCGCCGGCACGGGGCTGCTTACCCTGGCCATCTGTTCGATGCATTTCACCGCCATGGGCGCCGCAGGGTTTGAAAACTGCTACCCTGTCGCTCTCGCCGGACAGGCCAGTCCTGGCGTTCTTTCACTGGCGGTGAGCATCGTCTCCATCCTCATCTTGCTCGCAGCGCTGGGCGGCATGTATCTCGATCTGCGCGACCGCAAACGGGCCGAACTTGAAGAGAGCCGCATGAAAGGGCTGGCCGATGCCGCCGTGGAAGGCCTCGTGGTCTGCGACGGCCGTACCGTCGTGGCGGTCAATTCAAGCCTGCAGCGCCTGCTGGGCAAGGAAGCCGACGCCCTTGTCGGTCGGCCAATCAGCGATCTGTTGGCGCCCGAGGGGTGTGAGGCGCTGTTCGAACAGGCTAACCAGCTCGCCGAAACCGAACTCGTCTGCAATGGGGGCGAAACGATCCCGGTCGAGGTGGTGCTTCGCGAAGTCGATTTCGGCGGGCGCCCCCACCACGCCATAGCGGTGCGCGATTTGCGGGCCCGCAAGCAGGCCGAGAGTCATATCCGCTTCCTTGGCCCATCACGACGCCATGACAGGGTTGGCTAA
- a CDS encoding EAL domain-containing protein yields the protein MTGLANRSSFNDRLDAEIARATLARTKLAVLCLDLDRFKEVNDLFGHGAGDALLQKVASIIEASLVGNQFAARLGGDEFALILPDLDSASQAATATRALLDAFEQANVAGEGGLISASVGIAIFPNDARVAEQLMTFADTALYCAKGEGRGTYRLFEAEMGAQVRDRRKLEHDLRQAMAGDQLSLVYQPQVDIGSGDVTGFEALLRWSHPQRGEIPPSEFIPIAEESGLVLQLGEWVMRSACQEAASWSNPLMIAVNVSPVQLHSPNFVGLVEQVLGETGLSPSRLEIEITETAMIRNMNRALSAMRKIKALGVRIAMDDFGTGYSSLSNLRAFPFDRIKVDQSFIRSVHTNDQAAAIVRAVVGLGKGLNLPIMAEGVEQAEELDFLRTEICDSAQGYWFGRPQAIAAYHDIVRGRHTRIEPAPAANGARKLAS from the coding sequence ATGACAGGGTTGGCTAATCGATCCAGCTTCAACGATCGTCTCGATGCCGAGATAGCCCGCGCGACGCTGGCCCGCACCAAACTCGCGGTTCTGTGCCTCGATCTCGACCGGTTCAAGGAGGTCAACGATCTTTTCGGCCATGGCGCAGGCGACGCCTTGCTCCAGAAAGTCGCCTCGATCATCGAAGCCAGCCTGGTGGGAAATCAGTTTGCCGCCCGTCTGGGCGGGGACGAATTCGCGCTGATCCTGCCCGATCTCGATTCCGCCAGCCAGGCCGCCACTGCCACGCGCGCGCTGCTCGACGCTTTTGAGCAGGCCAATGTCGCGGGGGAGGGTGGCCTGATTTCGGCCTCAGTCGGCATTGCCATTTTCCCCAATGATGCGCGCGTTGCCGAGCAGCTCATGACTTTTGCCGATACCGCGCTGTACTGCGCCAAGGGAGAAGGTCGTGGCACCTACCGCCTGTTCGAAGCTGAGATGGGCGCTCAGGTGCGAGACCGCCGCAAGCTCGAGCATGATTTGCGCCAGGCCATGGCAGGCGACCAGCTCTCGCTCGTCTACCAGCCTCAGGTCGATATCGGGAGTGGGGACGTCACCGGGTTCGAAGCTTTGCTGCGCTGGAGTCATCCCCAACGGGGTGAAATTCCGCCATCCGAATTCATCCCGATTGCCGAAGAGAGCGGCCTCGTGCTCCAGCTCGGCGAATGGGTAATGCGCTCAGCGTGCCAGGAAGCTGCAAGCTGGTCCAACCCACTCATGATTGCCGTCAACGTATCTCCGGTGCAGTTGCACTCCCCCAATTTCGTGGGATTGGTCGAACAGGTGCTCGGGGAAACCGGCCTCAGTCCCTCCCGGCTGGAGATCGAGATCACCGAAACGGCGATGATCCGCAACATGAACCGCGCACTCTCGGCCATGCGCAAGATCAAGGCGCTCGGCGTCAGGATCGCCATGGATGATTTCGGAACCGGCTATTCTTCGCTCTCCAATCTGCGCGCCTTCCCCTTTGACCGAATTAAGGTGGATCAATCCTTTATCCGTTCAGTTCACACCAACGATCAGGCTGCCGCGATCGTCAGGGCGGTTGTGGGATTGGGCAAGGGGCTCAACCTGCCCATCATGGCCGAAGGCGTTGAGCAAGCAGAAGAACTCGACTTCCTGCGCACCGAGATTTGCGATTCTGCGCAGGGCTATTGGTTTGGCCGCCCACAGGCAATTGCCGCCTATCACGATATCGTGCGCGGCCGCCACACGCGCATCGAACCGGCACCAGCCGCCAATGGGGCGCGGAAGCTGGCTAGCTGA
- the dapE gene encoding succinyl-diaminopimelate desuccinylase, protein MTHPAVSLLADLIRRPSITPVEEGVLDVLEAFLAPLGFNCTRLKFEGDGSYPVDNLYATRKGSANSGPHLLFAGHTDVVPPGDIAAWTHDPFSGEIVDGMMWGRGATDMKSGVAAFCGAMAELVNSGALENGTVSLAITNDEEADAVNGTRKILEWADARGERFDFSIVGEPSSFETFGDSIKIGRRGSVSGRITVTGKQGHVAYPQRANNPMPVVAEIARALYVPLDEGTAHFQPTNLEVTSIDAGNPTANVIPEQASLRFNVRFNDNWTGETLLAEIHKRLGAVDARGTTIGFEQIGPVSRCFISPPEGHVAHLCDVMEAHNGIRPQLSTIGGTSDARFISQYCPVVECGLVGATMHQVNERVPVADVERLAAFYARYTEAFLSRGAQ, encoded by the coding sequence ATGACGCACCCCGCCGTATCGCTTTTGGCCGATCTCATCCGGCGCCCGTCGATCACGCCCGTCGAGGAAGGCGTGCTGGATGTGCTGGAAGCCTTTCTCGCCCCGCTCGGCTTTAACTGCACGCGGCTGAAATTCGAAGGCGACGGCTCCTATCCGGTCGACAATCTTTACGCCACGCGCAAGGGTTCGGCCAATAGCGGGCCGCACCTGCTGTTTGCCGGCCACACCGACGTGGTGCCGCCCGGCGATATCGCGGCCTGGACGCATGATCCGTTCTCGGGCGAGATCGTCGACGGGATGATGTGGGGGCGCGGGGCGACCGACATGAAGAGCGGGGTCGCCGCCTTTTGTGGGGCAATGGCCGAGCTCGTCAATTCGGGCGCGCTCGAAAACGGCACGGTCTCTCTGGCCATCACCAATGACGAGGAAGCCGACGCGGTCAACGGCACCAGGAAGATCCTCGAATGGGCCGATGCCCGGGGCGAAAGGTTCGATTTCTCCATCGTGGGCGAGCCCTCCTCGTTCGAAACCTTCGGGGATTCGATCAAGATCGGCCGGCGGGGATCGGTTTCGGGCCGGATCACCGTCACCGGCAAGCAGGGGCACGTCGCCTATCCGCAGCGCGCCAACAATCCCATGCCGGTGGTGGCGGAAATCGCCCGTGCGCTCTATGTGCCGCTCGACGAGGGCACGGCCCATTTCCAGCCGACCAATCTCGAAGTCACCTCGATCGATGCCGGCAACCCCACCGCCAACGTCATCCCCGAGCAGGCGAGCCTGCGGTTCAACGTGCGGTTCAACGACAACTGGACCGGCGAAACGCTGCTGGCCGAAATCCACAAACGGCTCGGCGCGGTCGATGCGCGCGGCACGACGATCGGCTTCGAACAGATCGGGCCGGTCTCGCGTTGCTTCATCTCGCCGCCCGAGGGCCATGTGGCGCATCTGTGCGATGTGATGGAGGCCCATAACGGCATCCGGCCGCAGCTTTCAACGATCGGGGGCACATCGGACGCCCGCTTCATTTCGCAATATTGCCCGGTGGTCGAGTGCGGGCTGGTGGGCGCCACCATGCATCAGGTCAACGAGCGTGTTCCGGTGGCCGATGTGGAACGGCTGGCCGCCTTCTATGCGCGCTATACCGAGGCCTTCCTGTCGCGGGGGGCGCAATGA
- the dapD gene encoding 2,3,4,5-tetrahydropyridine-2,6-dicarboxylate N-succinyltransferase — MSMSELAATIDAAFEARDTVNYQTQGEVRDAVNTALGLLDSGEARVAEKGADGEWVVNQWLKKAVLLSFRLNDMEAIPGGPGGANWWDKVPSKFEGWGQDQFRQAGFRAVPGAIVRRSAFIGKNAILMPSFVNLGAYVDESTMVDTWVTVGSCAQIGKHVHLSGGVGIGGVLEPLQAGPVIIEDHCFIGARSEIVEGVVVGEGSVISMGVFIGQSTKIIDRTTGEVFYGKVPPYSVVVSGSMPGKPLPDGTPGPNLYCAVIVKRVDEKTRSKTSINDLLRD; from the coding sequence ATGTCCATGAGCGAGCTTGCCGCAACCATCGATGCCGCATTCGAGGCGCGCGACACCGTCAATTACCAGACCCAGGGCGAAGTCCGCGACGCCGTCAACACGGCGCTCGGGCTGCTCGATTCGGGTGAGGCGCGGGTGGCCGAAAAAGGTGCGGATGGCGAGTGGGTGGTCAACCAATGGCTCAAAAAGGCCGTGCTTTTAAGCTTCCGCCTCAACGACATGGAAGCCATCCCCGGCGGTCCAGGCGGAGCCAACTGGTGGGACAAGGTGCCCTCCAAGTTCGAGGGCTGGGGCCAAGACCAGTTCCGTCAGGCCGGTTTCCGCGCCGTTCCCGGCGCCATCGTGCGCCGCTCGGCCTTTATCGGCAAGAACGCTATCCTGATGCCGTCCTTCGTCAATCTGGGCGCCTATGTGGATGAGAGCACCATGGTCGACACCTGGGTGACGGTGGGCTCGTGCGCCCAGATCGGCAAGCATGTGCACCTTTCGGGCGGCGTGGGCATCGGTGGCGTGCTCGAGCCGCTGCAGGCCGGCCCGGTGATCATCGAGGATCATTGCTTTATCGGCGCGCGTTCGGAAATCGTCGAAGGCGTTGTGGTCGGCGAAGGCTCGGTCATCTCCATGGGCGTCTTCATCGGCCAGTCCACCAAGATCATCGACCGGACCACCGGCGAGGTGTTCTACGGCAAGGTACCGCCCTATTCGGTGGTGGTGTCCGGTTCCATGCCGGGCAAGCCCTTGCCCGACGGCACGCCCGGCCCCAATCTCTACTGCGCGGTGATCGTCAAGCGGGTCGATGAAAAGACCCGGTCCAAGACCTCGATCAACGACCTGCTGCGCGATTAA
- a CDS encoding DNA recombination protein RmuC, translating into METVLLTLGGVPITITETLAGGLGLAVLLLIVLLISQSRAARQREEQATLDAARTAEMERHMADMMRIQSEMTGRMQTMSEIFGTRTSDLARVLTERIDANSHRVNQSMTETRTKTEETLTKLNERLAVIDRAQTNITQLSGEIVSLQSILANKQQRGAFGQGRMEAIIADGLAMGAYSFQSTLSNNSRPDALIHMPNGAPSLVIDAKFPLEGWQRISEADTPEAVRAAMAAFRSDFATHIKAISEKYLIAGETQDTAFMFVPSESIFADLHERFEDVVQRAARARVVIVSPSLLMLSIQVVQALLRDVRMREQAHIIQKEVIALLEDVNRLNDRVTKLKTHFTQTQADVDQILISTGKVTKRGERIEALEFEDEPPSLLE; encoded by the coding sequence ATGGAAACAGTGCTCCTCACGCTGGGCGGCGTGCCCATCACCATCACCGAAACCCTGGCCGGCGGGCTGGGGCTGGCGGTGCTGCTGCTCATCGTGCTTTTGATCAGCCAGTCGCGCGCGGCGCGGCAGCGCGAAGAACAGGCGACCCTGGACGCGGCGCGCACCGCCGAGATGGAGCGGCACATGGCCGACATGATGCGCATCCAGTCGGAAATGACCGGGCGCATGCAGACCATGAGCGAGATTTTCGGCACCCGCACCTCGGATCTGGCGCGGGTCTTGACCGAGCGGATCGACGCCAATTCGCATCGGGTCAATCAATCGATGACCGAAACCCGCACCAAGACCGAGGAAACACTGACCAAGCTCAACGAGCGGCTGGCGGTGATCGACAGGGCACAGACCAACATCACCCAGCTTTCGGGTGAGATCGTCTCGCTGCAATCGATCCTGGCCAACAAGCAGCAGCGCGGCGCTTTTGGGCAGGGGCGGATGGAGGCGATCATCGCCGATGGGCTGGCGATGGGCGCCTATTCGTTCCAGTCGACGCTTTCGAACAATTCGCGTCCCGATGCGCTGATCCACATGCCAAACGGCGCGCCCTCGCTGGTGATCGATGCCAAGTTCCCGCTCGAAGGCTGGCAGCGGATTTCCGAAGCGGACACACCCGAAGCGGTGCGTGCGGCGATGGCCGCGTTCCGCAGCGATTTTGCAACCCATATCAAGGCGATCTCGGAAAAATACCTGATCGCCGGGGAAACCCAGGACACCGCTTTCATGTTCGTGCCCTCGGAATCGATCTTTGCCGACCTGCACGAGCGGTTCGAGGATGTGGTGCAGAGGGCGGCGCGGGCGCGGGTGGTGATCGTTTCACCCTCGCTGCTGATGCTCTCGATCCAGGTGGTCCAGGCGTTGCTGCGCGACGTGCGCATGCGCGAGCAGGCCCACATCATCCAAAAAGAGGTCATCGCGCTGCTCGAGGACGTCAACCGGCTCAACGACCGGGTGACCAAGCTCAAGACCCACTTCACCCAGACCCAGGCCGATGTGGACCAGATCCTGATTTCGACCGGCAAGGTGACCAAGCGCGGCGAGAGGATCGAAGCGCTCGAATTCGAGGACGAGCCCCCCTCACTTCTCGAATGA
- the fmt gene encoding methionyl-tRNA formyltransferase, translated as MKVVFMGTPDFAVPTLTEIVMRGHEVIACYTRAPKPAGRGQSERRSPVHLAAEEFGIPVFTPKNFRDPADVATFAALGAEVAVVVAYGLLLPPAILEAPEKGCLNLHGSLLPRWRGAAPIQRAVMAGDTRTAASVMKMEEGLDTGPVGLVEEIPIGPDMTAGELHDEMMRRGADLMGRALAALERDGLDFTPQPETGITYAKKIEKVEARIDFSRPAAEVHNHIRGLSPFPGAWFEIELGGKPVRVKALRSTLAQGQGAPGTVLSGLAIACGTGAVRLAQVQREGKGAMDAEAFLRGAGDLTGKTVG; from the coding sequence ATGAAGGTGGTCTTCATGGGCACCCCCGACTTCGCCGTGCCCACGCTGACCGAAATCGTCATGCGCGGCCATGAGGTCATCGCCTGCTACACGCGCGCACCCAAGCCAGCCGGTCGCGGGCAGTCCGAGCGCAGATCGCCGGTTCATCTCGCCGCCGAAGAGTTCGGCATTCCCGTTTTCACGCCCAAGAACTTCCGCGATCCCGCCGATGTCGCGACCTTCGCCGCCCTTGGCGCCGAGGTGGCGGTGGTCGTCGCCTATGGCCTGCTGCTGCCTCCGGCCATTCTCGAGGCGCCGGAAAAGGGCTGCCTCAACCTCCACGGCTCGCTCCTGCCGCGCTGGCGCGGCGCCGCGCCCATCCAGCGGGCGGTGATGGCGGGTGACACCCGCACCGCCGCTTCGGTGATGAAGATGGAGGAGGGGCTGGACACCGGCCCCGTCGGCCTCGTCGAGGAAATTCCCATCGGCCCGGACATGACCGCCGGCGAACTCCACGACGAAATGATGCGCCGCGGCGCCGATCTCATGGGCCGCGCCCTAGCCGCCCTCGAACGCGATGGTCTCGATTTCACCCCCCAGCCCGAAACCGGCATCACCTACGCCAAAAAGATCGAAAAGGTCGAAGCCCGGATCGACTTCTCCCGCCCCGCGGCCGAGGTGCACAACCACATCCGCGGCCTTTCCCCCTTCCCCGGCGCCTGGTTCGAAATCGAACTGGGCGGCAAGCCGGTGCGCGTCAAGGCGCTGCGCTCGACGCTTGCCCAGGGGCAGGGCGCGCCCGGCACCGTCCTCTCCGGGCTCGCCATCGCCTGCGGCACCGGCGCCGTGCGCCTCGCCCAGGTCCAGCGCGAGGGCAAGGGCGCCATGGACGCCGAGGCCTTCCTGCGCGGCGCGGGCGATCTCACGGGCAAGACGGTGGGCTAG
- the truA gene encoding tRNA pseudouridine(38-40) synthase TruA has protein sequence MPRYKLTIEYDGTPFVGWQRQADAMSIQEALEEAIEKFSGEAVRTQTAGRTDAGVHARGQVAHFDLTRAWDPFRISEALNYHLRPHPIAILACEDVGGDFEARFSATARHYEYRILNRRARPALEEHKVWHVPVPLDAEAMDRAAQVLVGRHDFTTFRSAQCQANSPLRTLNRLNVTREGDAIVITTSARSFLHHQVRSMTGSLKLVGEGRWSADDLKEALEARDRARCGPMAPAAGLYLMRVDYP, from the coding sequence ATGCCCCGCTATAAACTCACCATCGAATATGACGGAACCCCCTTCGTGGGCTGGCAACGCCAGGCCGATGCGATGTCCATCCAGGAAGCGCTCGAAGAGGCAATCGAGAAATTCTCCGGCGAAGCGGTTCGCACCCAGACCGCCGGGCGCACCGACGCCGGCGTGCACGCGCGCGGCCAAGTCGCCCATTTCGACCTCACCCGCGCCTGGGATCCGTTCCGCATCTCCGAAGCCCTCAATTACCATCTGCGCCCCCATCCGATCGCCATTCTAGCCTGCGAGGACGTAGGCGGGGATTTCGAAGCACGATTTTCAGCAACCGCCCGGCACTATGAGTATCGCATCCTCAACCGCCGGGCGCGGCCCGCGCTCGAGGAGCACAAGGTCTGGCACGTGCCGGTGCCCCTGGACGCAGAGGCCATGGATCGGGCTGCCCAGGTTCTGGTGGGACGGCACGACTTCACCACCTTCCGCTCCGCACAGTGCCAGGCCAACTCGCCCCTCCGCACCCTCAACAGGCTCAATGTGACCCGCGAGGGAGATGCGATCGTCATCACCACATCGGCCCGTTCTTTCCTGCACCATCAGGTGCGCTCGATGACCGGGTCGCTCAAGCTCGTGGGCGAGGGACGCTGGAGCGCCGATGATCTCAAGGAAGCGCTCGAGGCCAGGGACCGCGCCCGTTGCGGCCCCATGGCGCCTGCAGCCGGGCTCTACCTGATGCGCGTCGACTATCCCTGA
- a CDS encoding LOG family protein has product MGRKRHSSLRSSQEDMEAVRHSPQTPQTQSPAYRLAFADEEFLTSEDLRGVRFQLEYQKIETRLREAGVNSTVVLFGGARIPEPGKPAWAAKTDIAKANLEKNSIYYDEARRFARLASLTSKTTGFSEYVVATGGGPGVMEAGNRGAADVGAPSIGYNIVLPHEQAPNLYVTPQFSFNFHYFATRKIHFLMRARVVAIFPGGFGTMDEFFEALTLIQTGRMDRIPLLLFGKAFWNRVINLEALAEEGTISPDDFKLFSFVDTADEAWDIVRQTYDLPEVVHP; this is encoded by the coding sequence ATGGGCCGCAAACGCCATTCCTCTCTGCGCTCGTCCCAAGAGGATATGGAAGCAGTCCGCCATTCGCCGCAAACACCCCAGACGCAGTCTCCGGCCTATCGGTTGGCCTTTGCCGATGAGGAGTTCCTGACCAGTGAGGATTTGCGCGGGGTCCGGTTTCAGCTCGAATATCAGAAGATCGAAACGCGCCTGCGCGAGGCCGGCGTCAATTCAACCGTCGTCCTGTTCGGCGGCGCGCGTATTCCCGAGCCCGGCAAGCCCGCCTGGGCGGCCAAGACCGATATCGCGAAAGCCAATCTGGAAAAGAATTCGATCTATTACGACGAGGCCCGGCGCTTTGCGCGGCTGGCTTCGCTGACCTCGAAAACCACCGGTTTTTCCGAATATGTCGTGGCGACGGGCGGCGGACCCGGCGTGATGGAGGCAGGCAACCGCGGAGCCGCCGATGTCGGCGCGCCCTCGATCGGCTACAACATCGTGCTGCCGCACGAGCAGGCGCCCAATCTCTATGTCACGCCGCAGTTTTCCTTCAACTTCCACTATTTCGCGACGCGCAAGATCCACTTTCTGATGCGCGCCCGAGTGGTCGCCATCTTTCCCGGCGGCTTCGGCACCATGGACGAATTTTTCGAGGCGCTGACCCTGATTCAGACCGGCCGCATGGATCGCATCCCGCTGCTGCTGTTCGGCAAGGCGTTCTGGAACCGGGTCATCAACCTCGAGGCGCTGGCCGAGGAGGGCACGATTTCGCCCGACGATTTCAAGCTGTTTTCGTTCGTCGATACCGCCGATGAAGCCTGGGATATCGTGCGCCAGACCTACGATCTCCCCGAGGTCGTTCACCCCTAG
- a CDS encoding DUF2267 domain-containing protein — MTRPMIYQHATEEFEAYLTDARDRLDTPSRNVAYTATDGVFQVFRARLDPQDALGFADLLPAVLRAIFVANWNLDDRRPWTDRPTLTREVQLVRQHHNFSPDTVIADVAWALRRHVDEPAFDKLVATLGAEAQEFWAP, encoded by the coding sequence ATGACGCGCCCCATGATCTACCAGCACGCCACCGAGGAGTTCGAGGCCTATCTCACCGACGCCCGCGATCGGCTCGATACGCCCTCGCGCAATGTGGCCTATACGGCGACCGATGGGGTGTTCCAGGTGTTCCGGGCCAGGCTCGATCCTCAGGATGCCTTGGGTTTCGCCGACCTGCTGCCAGCCGTACTGCGCGCCATCTTCGTTGCCAACTGGAACCTTGATGACCGCCGGCCCTGGACCGATCGCCCGACACTCACCCGCGAGGTGCAACTGGTCCGCCAGCACCACAATTTCTCCCCCGATACAGTCATCGCCGATGTCGCATGGGCACTGCGGCGGCATGTGGATGAACCCGCATTCGACAAGCTCGTCGCAACCCTTGGCGCCGAGGCGCAGGAATTCTGGGCGCCTTGA
- the recR gene encoding recombination mediator RecR: protein MSNPSGGPEIEQLIQLLSRLPGLGPRSGRRAVLHLIKKKEQLMIPLAAALERAVAAVKVCESCGNIDTVSPCTICSDPRRAESGLLIVVEDVADLWALERAGIGPVRYHVLGGVLSPLDGVGPDDLSIDALLRRASDYSEIVIGVNATVEGQTTAHYITDRLADTGITITRLAHGVPVGGELDYLDEGTLSQALKARTRF from the coding sequence ATGTCCAACCCTTCCGGCGGGCCGGAAATCGAACAGCTCATTCAGCTTCTCTCGCGCCTGCCGGGTTTGGGGCCGCGTTCGGGTCGCCGCGCGGTGCTGCATCTCATCAAGAAAAAAGAGCAGTTGATGATCCCGCTCGCCGCCGCCCTCGAGCGCGCCGTGGCGGCGGTCAAGGTCTGCGAAAGCTGCGGCAATATCGATACGGTTTCGCCCTGCACGATCTGTTCCGACCCGCGCCGCGCCGAATCTGGCCTGCTGATCGTGGTCGAAGACGTTGCCGACCTCTGGGCGCTGGAGCGCGCCGGCATCGGTCCGGTCCGCTATCACGTCCTGGGCGGCGTGCTCTCCCCGCTCGATGGCGTCGGCCCCGATGATCTGAGCATCGATGCGCTCCTGAGGCGTGCGTCTGACTATTCAGAGATCGTCATCGGCGTGAACGCCACGGTCGAGGGCCAAACCACGGCCCATTACATTACCGACCGGCTCGCCGATACCGGCATTACCATTACCCGTCTGGCCCATGGCGTGCCGGTGGGGGGCGAGCTCGATTATCTCGACGAGGGAACGCTCAGCCAGGCGCTCAAGGCCCGCACCCGGTTCTAG